The following proteins come from a genomic window of Pseudomonadota bacterium:
- a CDS encoding NHLP family bacteriocin export ABC transporter peptidase/permease/ATPase subunit has translation MDEPKKVWSNKRVKTPTVLQMEAVECGAASLAMILAYFHRFVPLEKLRIECGISRDGSKASNILKAARKYGFEAKGYKKEPDGLREFELPMIVFWNFNHFVVLEGIKNGRAFLNDPAVGPRVISVEEFDQSFTGVVLVFKPTEDFQKGGEKKSLFRALRQRFVGTKSALTYVVLAGLFLVIPGLVIPIFSKIFVDNVLVDGMEGWLRPLLLAMGLTALIRGGLTWLQEYYLLRFETKLALTSSSKFFRHVFRLPVEFFAQRFGGEVGDRVLLNDKVAHLLSGELATNIINLAMIMFYAILMLQYDIVLTLVGIFIALLNLAVLKYVSRKRTDLNMRLQQEAGKMIGTAMNGLQMIETLKATGSESDFFSQWSGYQAKVLNAQQQLAVSSQLLSLVPPFLASLNTVVILGIGGARVMDGYLSMGMLVAFQSLMSSFMQPVNHMVNLGSTLQETQADMNRLDDVQSYPVDNRFSIEQGLPPNFSDQESKQEDSSAVKLSGNLSLNNITYGYSRMAPPLIENFSMNLKPGMRVALVGGSGSGKSTIAKLITGLYESWEGEILFDGKKMNEIPRDIFCNSLAMVDQDIFMFEESISSNLAMWDESIPESTIIHAAKDACIHPDIAMRAGGYSSNVEEGGNNFSGGQRQRLEIARALVNNPTILVLDEATSALDPHTEKIVDDNLRRRGCTCIIVAHRLSTIRDCDEIIVLDQGKVLQRGTHEEMRNAEGPYAELIGEQ, from the coding sequence ATGGACGAACCGAAAAAAGTATGGAGCAACAAGCGGGTCAAAACACCGACGGTTCTTCAGATGGAGGCTGTGGAGTGTGGTGCGGCATCCCTTGCCATGATTTTAGCCTATTTTCATCGCTTTGTTCCTCTTGAAAAGCTGAGAATTGAGTGCGGCATCTCGCGTGACGGCAGCAAGGCAAGTAACATCCTTAAGGCGGCGCGAAAATACGGTTTCGAGGCCAAAGGATATAAAAAGGAACCGGACGGGCTTAGGGAATTTGAGCTTCCAATGATCGTTTTCTGGAATTTCAACCACTTTGTTGTTCTTGAAGGGATTAAAAACGGTCGCGCTTTTTTGAATGATCCTGCCGTAGGCCCCAGAGTGATTTCTGTAGAAGAATTCGATCAATCTTTTACCGGGGTTGTCCTGGTTTTTAAACCAACAGAAGACTTCCAAAAGGGGGGTGAGAAAAAAAGCCTCTTCCGCGCCCTTCGTCAACGTTTTGTCGGCACCAAATCAGCACTCACCTATGTGGTTCTTGCCGGTCTTTTTCTTGTAATTCCAGGGCTCGTGATTCCGATATTTTCCAAGATCTTTGTGGATAATGTTCTGGTCGACGGCATGGAGGGCTGGCTGAGGCCATTACTGCTGGCAATGGGATTAACCGCCCTTATTCGGGGCGGTCTGACATGGCTTCAGGAGTACTACCTCCTTAGGTTTGAAACCAAGCTTGCACTTACCTCTTCCAGCAAATTTTTCCGGCATGTATTCAGATTACCGGTTGAATTTTTTGCCCAGCGATTCGGGGGAGAGGTAGGCGACCGTGTATTGCTCAATGACAAGGTGGCTCACTTACTTTCAGGGGAGTTGGCGACAAATATCATTAATCTTGCCATGATTATGTTTTATGCCATCCTGATGTTACAATACGACATAGTGCTTACCCTTGTAGGTATCTTTATCGCCCTCTTGAATCTTGCCGTTTTGAAATATGTATCCCGAAAACGAACGGACCTTAATATGCGTTTGCAGCAGGAGGCGGGTAAGATGATTGGAACCGCGATGAACGGCCTCCAAATGATCGAAACACTGAAAGCCACCGGTTCAGAATCTGATTTTTTCTCCCAGTGGTCCGGATATCAGGCCAAGGTACTGAATGCGCAACAGCAGTTAGCCGTTTCCAGCCAACTCCTTTCGCTGGTTCCGCCATTTCTTGCAAGTCTGAATACGGTAGTAATTCTGGGTATCGGGGGCGCGCGTGTTATGGACGGTTATTTGAGCATGGGTATGCTGGTCGCCTTTCAAAGCCTCATGAGCAGCTTTATGCAGCCTGTAAATCATATGGTCAATTTAGGCAGTACACTTCAGGAAACCCAGGCCGATATGAATCGGTTAGATGATGTCCAGAGTTATCCCGTAGACAATCGCTTTAGCATTGAGCAAGGTCTCCCCCCAAACTTTTCAGATCAGGAATCGAAACAAGAGGATTCATCGGCCGTAAAACTATCCGGTAATCTGAGTCTCAATAATATTACTTACGGTTACAGCCGCATGGCTCCACCATTAATAGAAAATTTCAGCATGAACCTGAAACCCGGAATGCGGGTAGCTTTGGTTGGAGGTTCCGGGTCCGGCAAATCAACCATTGCAAAGCTCATTACCGGACTTTATGAATCCTGGGAAGGTGAAATCCTTTTTGATGGCAAAAAAATGAATGAAATACCGCGGGATATATTCTGCAATTCATTAGCCATGGTTGATCAGGATATCTTTATGTTTGAAGAGTCAATTAGTTCCAACCTGGCCATGTGGGATGAATCCATTCCGGAATCCACAATCATCCATGCTGCAAAAGATGCCTGTATCCATCCGGATATTGCTATGCGCGCGGGGGGATATTCGAGCAATGTTGAAGAGGGAGGAAATAACTTCAGCGGTGGACAACGCCAGAGACTGGAAATAGCCAGGGCACTGGTTAATAATCCGACAATCCTTGTCCTGGATGAAGCCACCAGCGCCCTTGATCCCCACACAGAGAAAATCGTTGATGACAATCTCAGGCGTCGGGGATGTACCTGTATTATTGTGGCACATCGTTTAAGCACAATCAGAGATTGTGATGAAATAATCGTTCTTGACCAGGGGAAGGTCTTACAAAGAGGCACCCATGAAGAGATGCGCAATGCCGAGGGGCCTTACGCTGAATTAATCGGGGAACAATAA
- a CDS encoding NHLP bacteriocin system secretion protein, protein MADQIFRKVALERLSSPEQLDQLMRITTPKGWVALIAAMGLLACAIFWGFWGTIPDKVAGQGILMKSGGVFKIVSNSAGRVQNLYFSVDDIIHSGQIVARLEQPEILDRIKSARAVLQELLGEREQIAVFGSNEMKLERESMSNQKANLNRTIATLKVRIKYLENKIESQKVIMDMGLITKQQMMDTQEELNNTRQQNRENLNKLQQISIRKLQLKNQQEKDLRAMEQKISEARRNIDQLQNDLNDTSKVVSPYTGRILEIAVDEGSVVGKGIPLISIELIGKNIKNLEAVLYFPPRQGKKIRLGMAAQISPSTVKQEKYGFIRGMVTYVSEFPSTHQGMMRDLQNEALVQNLSQGGAPIEVRADLIPDPRTPSGYKWSSSNGPPIKVNTGTLCYSSVTISEQRPVSLIVPMFKKSFLGVGKE, encoded by the coding sequence ATGGCCGATCAAATCTTTCGTAAAGTTGCCCTGGAGAGGTTATCCTCTCCTGAGCAACTCGATCAGTTGATGAGGATCACCACTCCAAAGGGCTGGGTTGCTCTCATCGCCGCGATGGGACTCCTGGCCTGTGCAATCTTCTGGGGGTTCTGGGGAACCATTCCGGATAAAGTGGCAGGCCAGGGAATTTTAATGAAATCAGGAGGCGTATTTAAAATCGTTTCCAATAGCGCAGGCCGTGTACAAAACCTTTATTTTAGTGTGGATGATATAATTCACAGTGGTCAGATCGTTGCCCGCCTGGAACAGCCCGAAATTTTAGACCGGATAAAATCGGCCAGGGCTGTTTTACAGGAGCTTTTGGGCGAACGTGAGCAAATTGCAGTTTTTGGATCAAATGAAATGAAACTTGAAAGAGAGTCCATGTCAAATCAGAAGGCTAATCTGAACCGCACCATAGCCACCCTGAAAGTCCGCATTAAATACCTGGAAAATAAAATTGAGAGCCAGAAAGTCATTATGGACATGGGCCTGATTACAAAGCAACAGATGATGGACACACAGGAAGAATTAAATAATACACGGCAACAGAACAGGGAAAACCTCAACAAACTGCAACAGATCTCTATCAGAAAGCTGCAACTCAAAAACCAGCAGGAAAAAGATCTAAGAGCCATGGAACAGAAAATAAGCGAGGCGAGAAGAAACATTGATCAGTTACAAAATGATCTGAATGATACTTCTAAAGTCGTCAGTCCCTATACGGGGCGCATCCTGGAAATTGCTGTTGATGAAGGTTCCGTTGTCGGTAAAGGCATACCGCTTATCAGTATTGAACTCATTGGAAAAAATATCAAGAATCTGGAAGCCGTCTTGTACTTTCCCCCAAGGCAGGGAAAAAAGATTCGGCTTGGCATGGCTGCACAGATTTCTCCATCCACCGTTAAACAGGAAAAATACGGCTTCATACGGGGAATGGTAACTTATGTTTCAGAGTTTCCTTCTACACATCAGGGTATGATGAGAGATCTTCAAAACGAAGCGCTGGTACAAAATCTCTCTCAGGGAGGAGCGCCCATAGAAGTACGCGCGGATCTGATTCCTGATCCACGAACTCCCAGCGGCTATAAATGGTCTTCCTCTAATGGGCCTCCCATCAAGGTCAATACGGGAACACTCTGTTATTCATCGGTTACCATTTCCGAACAACGTCCCGTTAGCCTGATCGTTCCCATGTTCAAAAAAAGCTTCCTCGGTGTGGGTAAGGAGTAA
- a CDS encoding TolC family protein, whose amino-acid sequence MLSQKKVYISVVYLIFFSLLLFVPAQIIAQEKSKGLSIIDAIKTTLSHQPSIKIQEEEVQISKGALQQTQGQFDPTLITDINRTRNNTPLTAADRVLYRRSKDVENLTTYTMSLSKQLRNGITIKPNLQMTRNDDLSFGARTTNKSSVNFALIFPLLKGSGKEAAGAEEMSAKIRLQASEMDLSHTVSASVLETGNAYWTLLAAFMNLKILKETESRAQQLLEDVEKLVEADERPSSDLDQLRASLASKTGNRIQGEQNLYENYQRLGIAMGLQYSKIIELPTPADVFPELLSEKKLSIINQREEFFQISTEKRADLIALKKLQESAGILLSAARLNMRPQLDLSLSLGYQGLEESDSESGYYDAFQENISGLNGSAMISLVYPFGNNAPKGLYYQRKSSYQQARIRSTDLERNIHSDVAIAINALIQRTKELQESQKSVASYKKALKNEKLKLKMGLSTVIDVVEIEDRYRNALLADVVSHRQYAGALLQLRFATGTLLHEYNGEYTITMEQLAEIPDYKQNR is encoded by the coding sequence ATGCTCAGTCAGAAAAAGGTTTATATCAGCGTTGTTTATCTTATCTTTTTTTCTTTGCTGCTTTTTGTTCCGGCGCAAATTATTGCTCAGGAAAAATCTAAAGGGCTTAGTATCATTGATGCCATCAAAACGACTCTCTCCCATCAACCTTCCATAAAAATTCAAGAAGAGGAAGTGCAAATCAGCAAAGGGGCGCTGCAACAAACTCAGGGACAGTTCGACCCGACCTTAATAACTGATATTAATCGTACCCGCAACAACACACCTCTGACAGCCGCAGACAGGGTGTTATACAGGCGTTCAAAAGATGTGGAAAATCTGACCACATATACGATGAGCTTGAGCAAACAGCTTAGAAACGGCATCACCATAAAACCAAATCTGCAGATGACTCGCAACGATGATCTGAGTTTTGGCGCTCGAACCACAAATAAAAGCAGTGTCAATTTCGCCTTGATTTTCCCCCTTCTCAAGGGTAGCGGCAAAGAAGCCGCAGGGGCTGAAGAGATGTCGGCTAAAATCCGGCTTCAAGCTTCTGAAATGGATCTTAGTCACACGGTCTCAGCATCCGTGCTGGAAACGGGAAATGCTTACTGGACACTTTTAGCGGCCTTTATGAATCTCAAAATCCTCAAAGAGACGGAATCCAGGGCGCAACAACTGTTAGAAGATGTTGAAAAACTTGTAGAAGCTGATGAGCGGCCATCTTCTGATCTTGACCAGCTCAGGGCAAGTCTGGCTTCAAAAACAGGCAATCGAATACAAGGAGAACAAAATCTGTATGAAAACTATCAGCGATTAGGCATTGCTATGGGGCTTCAATACAGCAAGATTATTGAGCTTCCCACTCCTGCTGATGTTTTTCCTGAACTTCTGTCTGAAAAGAAACTTTCAATTATAAACCAGAGAGAAGAATTTTTTCAGATATCAACTGAAAAACGCGCCGATCTGATAGCGTTAAAAAAGTTGCAGGAATCCGCCGGGATACTGCTCTCGGCCGCCAGACTAAATATGCGGCCTCAACTGGATCTTTCTTTGAGCTTGGGCTATCAAGGACTTGAAGAAAGTGACAGCGAATCAGGGTATTATGATGCTTTTCAGGAAAACATAAGCGGTTTGAACGGCTCAGCCATGATCAGTTTAGTTTATCCTTTCGGGAACAATGCGCCTAAGGGGCTTTATTATCAGAGAAAATCTTCCTATCAACAGGCGCGTATTCGATCAACTGACCTGGAGAGAAATATCCATTCCGATGTTGCCATAGCCATAAATGCTCTCATACAAAGGACAAAGGAACTTCAGGAATCACAAAAATCAGTTGCCAGCTATAAAAAGGCTCTGAAAAACGAAAAATTAAAACTTAAGATGGGGCTATCCACAGTAATCGATGTCGTGGAAATTGAGGATAGGTATAGAAATGCCCTGTTAGCCGATGTTGTTTCTCATAGGCAATATGCAGGCGCTCTGCTGCAACTTCGTTTTGCAACAGGAACACTGCTGCATGAGTACAATGGGGAGTATACTATCACTATGGAACAACTGGCGGAAATTCCCGATTACAAGCAGAACCGTTAG